A genomic region of Synechococcus sp. NOUM97013 contains the following coding sequences:
- a CDS encoding BMC domain-containing protein: MATPAPRRRSSAASAASARATQAAKTTASSSAAKPAATKSDAAASSATVDVTPVASSKPTTTTRRSTTARASATRASTSRSSNRGGSGASRSGGASKADASSPQPSVQGIALGMIETRGMVPAIEAADAMTKAAEVQLISREYVGGGYVTVMVRGETGAVNAAVRAGADACERVGDGLVAAHIIARPHQEVEPALVATNVRRRS; the protein is encoded by the coding sequence ATGGCCACTCCTGCTCCCCGTCGTCGCTCGTCTGCTGCTTCTGCGGCTTCCGCTCGTGCAACCCAGGCGGCCAAGACAACGGCGTCCAGTTCTGCTGCTAAGCCTGCTGCGACCAAGTCGGATGCAGCGGCATCCTCGGCAACCGTTGATGTGACTCCTGTGGCCAGCAGTAAACCCACCACCACGACACGGCGCAGCACTACGGCTCGTGCCAGTGCCACCCGTGCGTCAACCAGCCGCAGCTCCAATCGCGGTGGGTCCGGTGCTTCCAGATCGGGCGGTGCTTCCAAAGCTGATGCCTCGTCGCCTCAGCCGTCTGTGCAGGGCATCGCACTGGGGATGATCGAGACCCGCGGCATGGTCCCCGCTATCGAGGCTGCCGACGCTATGACCAAGGCTGCGGAAGTGCAGCTGATCAGCCGTGAGTACGTCGGCGGTGGTTATGTCACCGTGATGGTGCGCGGTGAGACCGGCGCTGTGAACGCGGCAGTGCGTGCCGGTGCTGATGCGTGTGAACGTGTTGGCGACGGTCTTGTGGCCGCACACATCATCGCGCGCCCCCATCAGGAGGTTGAACCTGCTCTTGTCGCGACGAATGTGCGACGGCGCAGCTGA
- a CDS encoding carboxysome peptide B, which yields MEIMQVMGTLVCTFRVAGLDHMHLRILQNNKGKKLVAVDPVGAREGNWVFTASGSAARHACPDNTVLTDLTIGGIIDHWMPDG from the coding sequence ATGGAGATCATGCAGGTGATGGGAACTCTGGTGTGCACCTTTCGGGTGGCCGGTCTCGATCACATGCATCTGCGCATTCTTCAGAACAACAAGGGCAAAAAGCTTGTGGCTGTGGATCCCGTTGGTGCCCGCGAGGGGAACTGGGTGTTCACTGCCAGCGGTTCAGCCGCTCGTCATGCCTGCCCTGATAACACCGTGCTCACTGATCTCACAATCGGCGGGATCATCGATCACTGGATGCCGGATGGATAA
- a CDS encoding carboxysome peptide A has translation MLIVKVLKPLVSTNRIPDFEHKHLQVVQDGSAKKVAVDAVGAKPGDWVICVSSSAAREAAGSKSYPSDLTIVGIIDHWEPDPPKPSSPAAPAPAKPTTSPKQGGAS, from the coding sequence ATGCTGATCGTCAAGGTCCTGAAGCCGCTCGTTTCCACGAACCGGATTCCCGATTTCGAACACAAGCATCTGCAGGTGGTGCAGGACGGCAGTGCCAAAAAGGTGGCTGTCGATGCCGTGGGCGCCAAACCCGGTGACTGGGTCATCTGTGTGAGTAGTTCCGCGGCCCGCGAGGCGGCCGGCAGCAAGTCGTATCCCAGTGATCTGACCATCGTCGGCATCATTGATCACTGGGAGCCCGATCCCCCGAAACCCTCCTCCCCAGCGGCGCCGGCACCGGCCAAGCCCACCACGTCGCCCAAGCAGGGAGGCGCATCCTGA
- a CDS encoding carboxysome shell carbonic anhydrase, with protein MVRSKPSRGGRALAPTAPTRRQLQSMVTATVDPDSGSAGQSTRSSVESTTRVSALQRRQALTTSGKAAQLSKGSVSAGRVRSKADQRRPSVQQQPAWVRRGKPQPRAEVNLSRTTLPWSQDFHPLTDQQSNQRLQAYELEVKGRFDRIVPLLKQVSALQHEPDFLTQAQRLARAELGFDLPDHILEMSWVRPLDMRALFAWCVFQSHQLFSERFFQEDPLQGASGSAASDEFNAFLLECGFHLLDVTPCADGRLAHTIAYALRIPFSAVRRRSHAGAMFDIENTVNRWVKTEHRRYREQRPNEAHAPTRYLKVVTYHFSSLDPTHQGCAAHGSDDALAASSGLRRLHDFREAVENSFCCGASVDLLLIGLDTDTDAIRVHVPDADGEIRLDQWLCASALYESTAPLSRQQAKEAVEAAVRTHASSSPDDGMVAFIVRMLINNISQQDYVRSLHRGPYPDAGHAERFIGVGIGFKEVHLRNLTYFAHLDTVEQGAPDLDVGVKIFKGLNVSRDLPIPVVVRFDYSGRVPGARERAIADCQRIQRAIDERYASLVKDGLLHTLLTIRDRDQPLPAVAVGSTLDPVQQEAH; from the coding sequence ATGGTTCGCTCTAAGCCTTCCCGTGGCGGGCGAGCTCTTGCCCCCACAGCCCCAACCAGGCGTCAGCTTCAATCCATGGTGACGGCAACCGTCGACCCTGATTCGGGGTCTGCGGGCCAATCCACCAGATCATCGGTTGAGTCCACAACGCGGGTTTCAGCGCTGCAACGTAGGCAGGCTCTGACCACCTCTGGGAAGGCCGCCCAGCTTTCCAAAGGGTCCGTGTCTGCAGGTCGTGTGCGCTCCAAGGCCGATCAACGTCGTCCTTCTGTGCAACAGCAGCCCGCTTGGGTCCGACGTGGTAAGCCCCAACCGCGTGCAGAGGTCAATCTCAGCCGCACGACCCTGCCCTGGTCCCAAGATTTTCACCCTCTGACGGATCAACAATCCAATCAGAGGCTGCAGGCCTATGAACTTGAGGTCAAAGGTCGTTTTGATCGCATCGTTCCTCTGCTGAAGCAGGTCTCTGCCCTGCAGCATGAGCCAGATTTTCTGACCCAGGCTCAGCGGCTGGCACGGGCCGAACTTGGTTTTGATCTGCCGGATCACATCCTTGAAATGTCCTGGGTTCGCCCCCTGGACATGCGCGCTCTCTTCGCCTGGTGCGTGTTTCAGTCGCACCAGCTCTTCAGTGAGCGGTTTTTCCAGGAGGACCCCCTTCAAGGAGCCTCGGGCAGTGCTGCCTCCGATGAATTCAACGCGTTCCTGCTGGAGTGCGGCTTTCATCTCCTGGATGTGACCCCCTGCGCTGATGGTCGCCTCGCGCACACCATCGCCTATGCCCTGCGGATTCCGTTCAGTGCGGTTCGACGTCGCTCCCATGCCGGTGCGATGTTCGACATCGAGAACACTGTCAACCGCTGGGTCAAGACCGAACACCGTCGCTATCGCGAGCAGCGTCCCAACGAAGCGCACGCTCCGACCCGTTACCTGAAGGTGGTCACGTACCACTTCAGCTCATTGGATCCCACCCACCAGGGTTGCGCTGCCCATGGCAGTGATGATGCTCTTGCTGCATCTTCAGGACTGCGCCGTCTTCACGATTTCCGTGAAGCCGTTGAAAACAGCTTCTGCTGCGGTGCCTCCGTTGATCTGCTGCTGATCGGACTGGATACGGACACCGATGCCATCCGGGTCCATGTTCCCGATGCAGACGGTGAAATCCGTCTGGATCAATGGCTGTGTGCTTCAGCTCTTTACGAGAGCACCGCACCTCTCTCTCGCCAACAGGCCAAGGAGGCGGTGGAAGCGGCCGTGAGAACGCATGCCTCGTCATCGCCAGACGACGGCATGGTGGCGTTCATCGTCCGCATGCTGATCAACAACATTTCTCAGCAGGATTACGTGCGCTCTCTCCATCGTGGGCCCTACCCCGATGCTGGCCATGCCGAGCGTTTCATTGGTGTGGGCATTGGTTTCAAGGAAGTGCATCTGCGAAACCTCACCTATTTCGCTCACCTCGACACCGTCGAGCAGGGTGCCCCCGATCTGGACGTGGGCGTGAAGATCTTCAAGGGTCTGAATGTCTCCCGTGACCTGCCTATTCCGGTTGTTGTGCGCTTCGATTATTCCGGTCGCGTTCCCGGTGCGCGTGAGCGGGCCATTGCTGATTGCCAACGCATTCAGCGGGCCATCGATGAGCGCTATGCATCCCTGGTGAAGGACGGTCTGCTTCACACCCTTCTCACCATCCGCGACCGCGACCAGCCCCTACCGGCGGTGGCGGTAGGTTCCACACTCGATCCCGTCCAGCAGGAGGCTCACTGA
- a CDS encoding CsoS2 family carboxysome shell protein yields the protein MARLSSRELALERRKALTTSGKKASVAASGGANRVRTASDARATRTNANADQAEVAVPAAPVAVAPRRSATLTPSAAPIRSQVKPQRDPSRDLVLARREALSRRGKSADTSKDRNRSDVAKHPKPVAASAPQETKTCGCGGKRADEKAELSVRPAARVQLSGRTERRSATPKRRAIENPSRALVLARREAMAKHGKTAGKQPTSAAAVARQANPDLTSRELAQQVRELRTKAGARNKQSAGVTRPTGPNRHGAKQAAAADAHWKVGESTTTAGQTVTGTQANRSVKTTGNEASTCRSITGTEYLGAEVFQTFCQTAPAATTPAKVRVTATSHGNRVTGNEVGRSEKVTGDEPGTCKSVTGTEYISANQSAAYCGGGVTSPRKVGHSLTEQGRPLSGVMVGRSASVTGDEAGANRSLTGDQYLGSDPLPEGRPAAKVGLSGTLSGTGVTGTMVGRSAQVTGDEFGSCHRVTGDQYISAEQVNAFCGSKPEPEAAKVGFSVTNRNQVVSGTRTGRSGNVTGDEPGSCQAVTGTPYAGLEQAGQHCGTPAVQAIRERTPVRVGTPSAAMTGIQPGVGGVMTGDKRGACEAVTGTPYVGADQLAAACGAEAPAGTDTHGQSPEGAAWTRFSVVSPARAAQQQREANSGVTGTSYEHGNRITGPFDMAGGKVTGTEQFRFDNREFQNRQQRQFQPTVAVVSEPSEKPASRVTGEGSSTKITGDDWDRGEHVTGTEGASARRRNPSRPGPMSAMSPFERKRNEETEWPVSRVTGSSGNTEKGSLITVSGGARG from the coding sequence ATGGCAAGACTCTCCAGTCGCGAACTCGCACTTGAGCGCCGCAAGGCGCTGACCACTTCCGGTAAGAAAGCTTCTGTCGCCGCTAGTGGCGGTGCCAATCGGGTGCGTACCGCCTCTGATGCCAGAGCAACCCGCACCAATGCCAATGCCGACCAGGCCGAAGTTGCTGTTCCAGCCGCTCCCGTCGCTGTTGCTCCGCGACGTTCGGCAACGCTGACTCCTTCGGCCGCCCCTATTCGTTCGCAGGTGAAGCCCCAGCGCGATCCCAGCCGTGACTTGGTGCTGGCTCGTCGTGAAGCTCTCTCACGTCGTGGCAAATCCGCTGATACCAGCAAAGACCGCAATCGCTCTGATGTTGCGAAGCATCCGAAGCCCGTTGCGGCGTCCGCACCCCAGGAGACCAAGACTTGTGGTTGTGGTGGCAAGCGTGCTGATGAGAAAGCTGAACTCTCTGTACGCCCTGCTGCAAGGGTCCAGTTGAGCGGCCGCACCGAGCGCCGTTCGGCGACCCCCAAGCGCCGTGCCATCGAGAACCCCAGCCGCGCGCTGGTGCTGGCTCGTCGTGAGGCCATGGCGAAGCACGGCAAAACCGCTGGCAAGCAACCCACCAGTGCCGCCGCTGTTGCGCGTCAGGCCAATCCTGATCTCACCAGCCGTGAGCTGGCTCAACAGGTGCGTGAGCTGCGCACCAAGGCCGGCGCCCGCAACAAGCAAAGCGCTGGTGTGACCCGCCCCACCGGTCCCAATCGCCACGGCGCCAAGCAAGCCGCTGCTGCTGATGCCCACTGGAAAGTTGGTGAAAGCACCACCACGGCCGGCCAGACCGTGACCGGCACTCAGGCGAACCGCTCGGTGAAAACCACCGGCAACGAAGCCAGCACCTGTCGGTCCATCACAGGTACGGAGTACCTGGGCGCTGAAGTCTTCCAGACCTTCTGTCAGACCGCTCCCGCTGCCACCACTCCTGCCAAGGTGCGCGTCACCGCCACCAGCCACGGAAACCGTGTCACCGGGAATGAAGTCGGCCGTTCCGAAAAAGTCACCGGCGATGAGCCCGGCACCTGTAAGTCCGTGACCGGCACGGAGTACATCTCCGCCAATCAGTCCGCTGCCTATTGCGGTGGTGGAGTGACCTCCCCTCGCAAGGTGGGCCACAGCCTCACCGAACAGGGGCGTCCTTTGAGTGGTGTGATGGTGGGTCGCTCCGCCAGCGTCACCGGTGATGAAGCCGGTGCCAACCGCAGCCTCACCGGCGATCAATACCTTGGTTCTGATCCCCTGCCCGAAGGCCGTCCTGCTGCCAAGGTTGGCCTCTCCGGAACTCTGTCCGGTACTGGTGTGACCGGCACCATGGTGGGCCGTTCGGCTCAGGTCACCGGTGATGAGTTCGGCTCCTGCCACCGCGTGACCGGTGATCAATACATCAGTGCTGAGCAGGTGAATGCGTTCTGCGGCAGTAAGCCCGAGCCCGAGGCCGCCAAGGTTGGTTTCAGCGTCACCAACCGCAATCAGGTGGTGAGCGGCACCCGTACGGGCCGTTCTGGGAACGTGACGGGCGATGAGCCCGGCAGCTGCCAGGCCGTCACCGGTACCCCCTATGCAGGTCTTGAGCAGGCCGGCCAGCACTGCGGAACCCCTGCAGTTCAGGCCATCCGTGAGCGCACGCCTGTGCGTGTCGGCACCCCTTCTGCTGCCATGACCGGCATCCAACCCGGTGTGGGTGGTGTGATGACTGGAGACAAGCGTGGCGCTTGTGAAGCAGTGACTGGCACGCCTTACGTGGGTGCTGATCAGCTGGCCGCGGCTTGCGGCGCTGAGGCCCCTGCTGGCACCGACACCCACGGCCAATCTCCAGAGGGTGCCGCCTGGACTCGCTTCAGTGTGGTATCTCCCGCCCGTGCTGCTCAGCAGCAACGTGAGGCCAATTCCGGTGTGACCGGTACGTCCTACGAGCACGGGAATCGCATCACCGGCCCTTTTGACATGGCTGGCGGCAAGGTGACCGGTACGGAGCAGTTCCGCTTCGACAACCGCGAGTTCCAAAACCGTCAGCAGCGTCAGTTCCAGCCCACCGTTGCTGTGGTCAGTGAGCCCTCTGAGAAGCCTGCCTCCCGCGTAACCGGTGAGGGTTCGTCCACCAAAATCACCGGTGATGACTGGGATCGTGGTGAGCATGTCACCGGTACTGAGGGTGCTTCCGCCCGCCGTCGCAACCCCAGCCGTCCTGGTCCGATGAGTGCCATGTCCCCTTTTGAGCGCAAGCGCAACGAGGAGACCGAATGGCCTGTCAGCCGTGTGACCGGTTCGAGCGGCAACACCGAAAAGGGTTCCCTGATCACCGTCTCCGGCGGCGCACGGGGCTGA
- a CDS encoding ribulose bisphosphate carboxylase small subunit, translated as MPFQSTVGDYQTVATLETFGFLPPMTQDEIYDQIAYIIAQGWSPLVEHVHPSNSMATYWSYWKLPFFGEKDLNVVVSELEACHRAYPDHHVRIVGYDAYTQSQGACFVVFEGR; from the coding sequence ATGCCTTTCCAGAGCACCGTGGGTGACTACCAAACAGTCGCCACCCTGGAGACCTTCGGCTTCCTCCCGCCGATGACCCAGGACGAGATCTACGACCAGATCGCGTACATCATTGCCCAGGGTTGGAGCCCGCTCGTCGAGCACGTCCATCCCAGTAACTCCATGGCCACTTATTGGTCTTATTGGAAGCTGCCCTTCTTCGGTGAGAAGGATCTCAACGTTGTGGTCAGCGAGCTCGAGGCTTGCCATCGCGCTTACCCCGACCACCACGTGCGCATCGTCGGTTACGACGCTTACACCCAGAGCCAGGGTGCTTGCTTCGTGGTCTTCGAAGGCCGCTGA
- a CDS encoding form I ribulose bisphosphate carboxylase large subunit codes for MSKKYDAGVKEYRDTYWTPDYVPLDTDLLACFKCTGQEGVPKEEVAAAVAAESSTGTWSTVWSELLTDLDFYKGRCYRIEDVPGDKESFYAFIAYPLDLFEEGSITNVLTSLVGNVFGFKALRHLRLEDIRFPMAFIKSCYGPPNGIQVERDRMNKYGRPLLGCTIKPKLGLSGKNYGRVVYECLRGGLDFTKDDENINSQPFQRWQNRFEFVAEAIKLSEQETGERKGHYLNVTANTPEEMYERAEFAKELGMPIIMHDFITGGFTANTGLSKWCRKNGMLLHIHRAMHAVIDRHPKHGIHFRVLAKCLRLSGGDQLHTGTVVGKLEGDRQTTLGYIDQLRESFVPEDRSRGNFFDQDWGSMPGVFAVASGGIHVWHMPALVTIFGDDSVLQFGGGTHGHPWGSAAGAAANRVALEACVKARNAGRHLEKESRDILMEAAKHSPELAIALETWKEIKFEFDTVDKLDVQN; via the coding sequence ATGAGCAAGAAGTACGACGCCGGGGTCAAGGAGTACAGGGACACTTACTGGACTCCTGATTACGTCCCCCTCGATACCGACCTGCTGGCCTGCTTCAAATGCACCGGCCAGGAAGGTGTGCCCAAGGAAGAAGTCGCCGCTGCTGTGGCTGCTGAATCCTCCACCGGCACCTGGTCCACCGTGTGGTCCGAGCTCCTCACCGACCTCGACTTCTACAAGGGCCGCTGCTACCGCATCGAAGACGTCCCTGGTGACAAGGAGTCCTTCTATGCGTTCATCGCCTATCCCCTCGATCTGTTCGAAGAGGGTTCCATCACCAACGTTCTGACCTCCCTGGTCGGCAACGTGTTCGGTTTCAAGGCGCTGCGCCACCTCCGTCTGGAAGACATCCGCTTCCCGATGGCCTTCATCAAGAGCTGCTACGGCCCGCCGAACGGCATCCAGGTCGAGCGCGACCGGATGAACAAGTACGGCCGTCCTCTGCTGGGTTGCACCATCAAGCCGAAGCTCGGCCTGAGCGGTAAGAACTACGGCCGTGTTGTCTATGAGTGCCTGCGTGGCGGTCTGGACTTCACCAAGGACGACGAGAACATCAACTCCCAGCCCTTCCAGCGTTGGCAGAACCGCTTCGAATTCGTTGCGGAAGCCATCAAGCTGTCCGAGCAGGAGACCGGCGAGCGCAAGGGTCACTACCTGAACGTGACCGCCAACACTCCCGAGGAGATGTACGAGCGCGCTGAGTTCGCCAAGGAACTCGGAATGCCGATCATCATGCACGACTTCATCACCGGTGGCTTCACAGCCAACACCGGTCTGTCGAAGTGGTGCCGTAAGAACGGCATGCTCCTGCACATCCACCGCGCCATGCACGCGGTGATCGACCGTCATCCCAAGCACGGCATCCACTTCCGCGTTCTCGCTAAGTGTCTGCGTCTGTCCGGTGGTGACCAGCTCCACACCGGCACCGTGGTCGGAAAGCTGGAAGGTGATCGTCAGACCACCCTCGGCTACATCGACCAGCTGCGCGAATCCTTCGTGCCCGAAGACCGCAGCCGCGGCAACTTCTTCGATCAGGACTGGGGTTCCATGCCTGGCGTGTTCGCCGTTGCTTCCGGCGGTATCCACGTGTGGCACATGCCCGCCCTGGTCACCATCTTCGGCGACGACTCCGTTCTGCAGTTCGGTGGTGGTACCCACGGTCACCCCTGGGGCTCCGCTGCAGGTGCTGCTGCCAACCGTGTGGCCCTCGAGGCCTGCGTCAAGGCACGCAATGCCGGCCGTCATCTCGAGAAAGAGAGCCGCGACATCCTCATGGAAGCCGCGAAGCACAGCCCCGAGCTGGCCATCGCCCTCGAGACCTGGAAGGAGATCAAGTTCGAGTTCGACACCGTCGACAAGCTCGACGTTCAGAACTGA
- a CDS encoding BMC domain-containing protein yields the protein MANETMGIALGMIETRGLVPAIEAADAMTKAAEVRLIGREFVGGGYVTVLVRGETGAVNAAVRAGADACERVGDGLVAAHIIARPHREVEPALGNGNFLGQKD from the coding sequence ATGGCTAACGAAACCATGGGCATCGCTCTCGGCATGATCGAGACTCGCGGCCTCGTCCCCGCGATCGAAGCAGCTGACGCCATGACCAAGGCTGCCGAAGTGCGCCTGATCGGTCGTGAGTTCGTCGGCGGCGGCTACGTCACCGTTCTGGTTCGCGGCGAAACCGGTGCTGTGAACGCAGCTGTGCGTGCTGGCGCCGATGCCTGTGAGCGCGTGGGCGACGGCCTCGTTGCTGCTCACATCATTGCCCGCCCCCACCGCGAAGTGGAGCCTGCACTGGGCAACGGCAACTTCCTGGGTCAGAAGGACTGA
- a CDS encoding non-canonical purine NTP pyrophosphatase: MRTLIIASGNPHKVAEIESMLGPIAIEVQRQPADLEVEETGSTYLENARLKACAAAERTSCWALADDSGLEVDALDGAPGLFTARFAASDPEKLMRLTEAMQGVPYRSACFRSAMVLCSPDGECEEEAEGFCWGELLQEPAYTGGGIESLFWVREAGCSYGQLNAAQLSKLGSRGKAARALAPGLRRRLHLN; the protein is encoded by the coding sequence TTGCGCACCCTGATCATCGCCAGCGGCAATCCGCACAAGGTTGCTGAAATCGAATCGATGCTCGGGCCGATTGCCATTGAGGTTCAACGGCAGCCAGCAGATCTCGAGGTGGAGGAGACGGGATCCACCTATCTGGAGAACGCACGGCTGAAGGCCTGCGCCGCTGCCGAACGAACAAGCTGCTGGGCTCTCGCCGACGATTCAGGCCTCGAGGTGGATGCCCTCGATGGGGCTCCCGGGCTGTTCACCGCCCGCTTCGCAGCCTCGGACCCCGAGAAGTTGATGCGCCTGACGGAGGCCATGCAGGGAGTCCCCTACCGAAGCGCCTGTTTTCGCAGTGCCATGGTCCTTTGTTCACCAGATGGTGAGTGCGAGGAGGAAGCAGAGGGGTTCTGCTGGGGGGAGCTGCTCCAGGAGCCTGCTTACACCGGAGGCGGCATTGAATCGTTGTTCTGGGTGCGGGAAGCCGGTTGCAGCTATGGACAACTGAACGCAGCACAACTGAGCAAGCTGGGCAGTCGAGGCAAGGCAGCACGGGCACTTGCACCGGGGCTGCGACGTCGCCTCCATCTGAATTGA
- a CDS encoding BMC domain-containing protein, which produces MNRFAGFDARERRVGGSALVTGTEVHPSAGGASCVVTTDSESPRLLRQNSHVQSIELRTYVFIDSLQPQLAAYMGTVSQGFLPIPGDACLWMEVSPGMAVHRVTDIALKASNVRLGQMVVERAFGSMALYHRDQSTVIHSGDVVLEAIGSSVDQRTPADVSWTEVIRAITPDHAVLINRQNRRGSMIEAGMSMFILETEPAGYVLIAANEAEKASNITLVDVKAVGAFGRLTLAGREGDVEEAAAAAMRAIDMVNRRSSQR; this is translated from the coding sequence ATGAATCGTTTCGCCGGCTTCGATGCCAGGGAGCGGCGGGTCGGCGGAAGCGCTCTCGTCACCGGAACGGAGGTCCATCCCTCCGCTGGTGGAGCCAGCTGCGTGGTGACGACGGATTCGGAATCACCGCGTCTCTTGCGGCAAAACAGTCATGTGCAGTCGATTGAACTGCGCACCTATGTCTTTATCGATTCCCTGCAGCCTCAATTGGCGGCCTACATGGGAACAGTGAGTCAGGGCTTTCTTCCCATCCCTGGAGATGCATGCCTCTGGATGGAAGTGTCTCCCGGTATGGCAGTTCACCGGGTCACTGACATTGCCCTGAAAGCCAGCAATGTCCGCCTCGGACAGATGGTGGTGGAACGAGCCTTCGGCTCGATGGCCTTGTATCACCGCGATCAAAGCACCGTGATCCATTCCGGTGATGTGGTTCTTGAAGCCATCGGCAGCTCTGTTGATCAACGCACTCCTGCCGATGTCAGCTGGACAGAAGTCATCCGAGCCATCACGCCTGACCATGCTGTGTTGATCAATCGTCAGAACCGCCGCGGTTCGATGATCGAAGCCGGAATGAGCATGTTCATTTTGGAAACTGAGCCAGCCGGCTACGTGCTGATTGCCGCGAACGAAGCCGAAAAGGCCTCGAACATCACCCTGGTGGATGTGAAAGCGGTGGGTGCTTTTGGTCGCCTCACCCTGGCTGGCCGGGAAGGTGATGTGGAGGAGGCGGCTGCAGCGGCCATGCGGGCCATCGATATGGTGAATCGACGTTCCTCCCAGCGTTGA
- a CDS encoding ferredoxin:protochlorophyllide reductase (ATP-dependent) subunit N, which produces MGANLQKESGPREVFCGLTSIVWLHRRMPDAFFLVVGSRTCAHLIQSAAGVMIFAEPRFGTAILSERDLAGLADAHDELDRVAKELLQRRPEIRTLFLVGSCPSEVIKLDLARAAERLNDELHGRVRVVNYSGSGIETTFTDGEDGALTALGPLLPSTDERQLLLVGTLADAVEDRLIHLFTRLGIQTVRSLPPRQSTELPPVGPGTTVLLTQPFLSNTARMLRDRGARVLSAPFPLGAEGSRRWMETACRDFNLPADRVAEVLDPLERRAHQALAPHRQILQGKRIVLLPESQLELSLARFLQRECGMELVEVGTPYLNRELMAEELALLPEGTTVMEGQHVDRQLDRVRDSHPDLVVCGMGLANPLEAEGITTKWSIELVFSPIHGIDQAGDLAELFSRPLRRRQRIEPALHPTTLHPTVHA; this is translated from the coding sequence ATGGGCGCCAATTTGCAGAAGGAATCAGGACCTCGGGAGGTGTTTTGTGGCCTGACATCGATCGTGTGGCTGCATCGCCGCATGCCGGACGCATTTTTCTTGGTGGTCGGCTCCCGCACCTGCGCCCATCTGATCCAGAGCGCTGCGGGCGTGATGATCTTCGCGGAACCGCGCTTTGGCACCGCAATCCTCAGTGAACGCGACCTGGCGGGCCTGGCCGATGCCCATGACGAACTCGACCGTGTCGCCAAGGAATTGCTGCAACGTCGACCGGAGATCCGCACCCTGTTTCTCGTGGGGTCCTGCCCCAGTGAAGTGATCAAGCTGGATCTGGCCCGTGCCGCCGAACGCCTGAATGATGAGCTTCACGGGCGCGTGCGCGTCGTGAATTACTCAGGCAGTGGCATCGAGACCACGTTCACCGATGGCGAGGATGGCGCTCTCACGGCTCTGGGACCGCTGCTACCCAGCACTGACGAACGTCAGTTGCTGTTGGTGGGAACCCTCGCCGATGCGGTGGAAGACCGCCTGATCCACCTGTTCACGCGCCTTGGGATCCAAACGGTACGCAGCCTGCCACCTCGACAATCAACGGAATTGCCACCGGTGGGACCTGGCACGACTGTTCTGCTGACCCAGCCGTTTCTGAGCAACACCGCGCGGATGCTTCGCGATCGCGGCGCACGTGTGCTCAGCGCACCCTTTCCGCTCGGAGCGGAGGGAAGTCGCCGATGGATGGAGACCGCCTGCCGAGACTTCAACCTGCCAGCCGATCGGGTGGCGGAGGTGCTCGATCCCCTGGAGCGGCGGGCCCATCAGGCCCTGGCGCCGCACCGGCAGATTCTCCAAGGCAAAAGAATTGTTCTGCTGCCTGAATCTCAGCTTGAACTTTCGCTTGCACGCTTTTTGCAACGCGAATGCGGCATGGAGTTGGTGGAGGTGGGCACGCCCTATCTCAACCGTGAGCTGATGGCCGAGGAATTGGCACTGCTTCCTGAAGGCACCACGGTCATGGAGGGACAGCACGTCGATCGCCAACTGGACCGCGTGCGCGACAGCCACCCGGATCTAGTGGTCTGCGGCATGGGCCTGGCCAACCCCCTCGAAGCGGAAGGCATCACCACCAAGTGGTCGATCGAACTGGTGTTCAGCCCCATCCATGGGATCGATCAGGCCGGTGATCTGGCCGAATTGTTCTCAAGACCACTGCGCCGGCGTCAGCGCATCGAACCGGCACTGCATCCCACAACGCTTCACCCCACTGTTCACGCCTGA